A stretch of DNA from Sphingomonas ginkgonis:
TCCCGCGCGGGATCGTCTCCGGCCCAGCGGATAAGGGTGCGGACCGCCTCGGCCACTTCGTCCGGGATGGGGATCTTCTTGACGTCCTGGACCAGGTCGCCGTCGTCAGGACTCGCGTTCATTCACCCATTCTCCCGCAATGTCGTCGGCGACTGCCTTCACCTGGTGTCGGATATCGGGAACGGCGACCATTTCCCAGAACTGCGCCTTGGCCATCGGGCCCAGCGCCCAGATCCCCCTGCCGGCCCGGCTCCGAGCGTCGGTGGCGAGGCTCAGCCGGAGCGGATCGGGCGCGACGTCCCCGGCGTCGAGCAGGCCGCGCAGCAGCGCGTCGCGGGTCCGGTCGATGCGGCCGAGCGGCCCCGTGCAGTTGATCACCAGCGCATGCTCTCCGACGAGCTCGCCGCCGCCCCGCCGAGCGATCGTCGCCGTGATCACGTTGCCGCTGTCCGCCAGCGAGCGGATCCGCCCCGCCTCGACCACCAGCCGTCCCTCGTAGCGCAGCGCGGCGAGCGTCGCGCCGATCTGCGGGCGATGCGGTGGCGGTGGATGTCCCACCATGGCCGCGCGTGGCGCAGGAAGCGGCGGCGGTCGGCTTCGCTCAGCGACTGCCACAGCGCGTGGCTGTGCGGGCGGAGCGCGTCGACGCAGCTGCGCCAGTCGCGCAGCCGGGTCTCGCAGCGGACGTGCCGCCACAGGCGCATAAGGCTGCCGAACGGCGGCGGCGCGATCTCCTCGGGGATGGCGCGGCGGTCGAAGCGGTGGGACTGCGGGACGAGGCCGCGGCGCGAGACGGCGGTGATCGTCCCGCGGTGGCCATGGGCCTCGAGCGAGAGGACGCTGTCGATCATGGTGAGGCCGGTGCCGATCAGCAGCACCGGCCGGTCCTCGCGCGCGGCCCTGGCGAGGTCGGCCTCGGCCGCCGCCGTCCACGGATTGTTGTGGTAGCGCGGCGGCTGCAGCGCCTCGGTTCCGGGCAGCGGCTCGGGCGGCTGGTTGCCCTGCGCGAGCACCAGCAGGTCGGCGCGAAGCGCGCTGCCGTCGTCGAGCCGCACCGTCCAGCCGCCGTCCGCGTCCCGCTCGGCGCCGACGGCGCGGGCCGGGGCGACGGTCACCCGCTCGGGCGACAGGCCGGCGCGGATGTGCTGCAGATAGGCGCGATAGTCGCGGCGCGGGGCGAAGGCGTCGGCGGTCCCGAACCAGCTAGCGAAATGGTCGGGCTCGTCCGCCCACGCGCTCATCTGCCCCGCCGCGACGTTCAGCAGGTGCCGCGGCTCGTCGGTCGCGTAGGCGACCCCCACGGCAACCCTCTCTTCCACCACCACACACCCGATCCCGCGCCGGTCGAGGTGGGCAGCCAGCATGAACCCGCTGAAACCGCCCCCGATGATCGCAACGACGACGCGCCGGTCGTCAGATCTCATATTCAGGCCAGGCTTGCGGATCGGAGGCGCCGGCGCGGCGCTGGGT
This window harbors:
- a CDS encoding FAD/NAD(P)-binding protein, coding for MRSDDRRVVVAIIGGGFSGFMLAAHLDRRGIGCVVVEERVAVGVAYATDEPRHLLNVAAGQMSAWADEPDHFASWFGTADAFAPRRDYRAYLQHIRAGLSPERVTVAPARAVGAERDADGGWTVRLDDGSALRADLLVLAQGNQPPEPLPGTEALQPPRYHNNPWTAAAEADLARAAREDRPVLLIGTGLTMIDSVLSLEAHGHRGTITAVSRRGLVPQSHRFDRRAIPEEIAPPPFGSLMRLWRHVRCETRLRDWRSCVDALRPHSHALWQSLSEADRRRFLRHARPWWDIHRHRIARRSARRSPRCATRDGWWSRRGGSARWRTAAT